ATACGAAGTTTCATAACTCCTAACTTCTAACTAAATTGTTAGCGCACTCCAAGTTCGTTGACCAACTACTCCATCTACACCTAAATTTTGCTGATTTTGAAAGGCTTTGACAGCAGTCTCTGTTAGTGCGCCAAAAATCCCATCTACTCTCACAGCATAACCGTTAGTCACTAATAACTGTTGTAAGGCTCTGACAGCAATACCAGAACTACCAAAATAAAGAGTCGGTAGAGGTTGGCTACTAAACTTCTGGAACCTTCCTGTAGCCTTTGTACGGACTTTACCTCCAGACTGAAAAGACTTCTTAGGCTTACCTAAGTTAGAAGAAATTAGTCCCAGATTCTTTTTGCTAATTTTCTGAAGTATGTGTTCTTTTTCTGGTTTCAGCGCTGAGAGAGAAGCCTGAGAAATCTCATCTGTCTGCATAAATTCAGGTGGCGTAACTTTAGCCGCTATCTCTAACTGACTCTGTTTTGACTGGTTTACGTCATTTTCCATTTGCAATAATTGCTGCTGTGGCAAATTGACCCCAGATGCTTGTCTTATTGTTAATACGCCCGTCATCATCAGGCCAATTTCATTCATTTTAGTTTATTTTATTTCAAGCAATTTTTTTTAACCAACAACATTATTCTTGTCCGGGATAGTACATACTGACCAAATAAAAAAGTCATGTACTAATTTTTCTAGATAATATTTTTATGTTCATATTTGCTCACCTCCGATTCCATTTAATCAGATTAATATCATTAATCAAGCCATCAAGTAATCAGACCTACTATCTAAATCAATGGGTTAGACAATAACATACTATACGATCGCCAGGGAATGCCATCAAACAAATTTACCTTTTAGTTAAGGATTATTGGTCTTTGAAGACGCGATTTATCGCGTCTCTACAATAAGGGTTTTGGGTTTATCTGAACTGTATTGCAACTTATGTCGCTCTTTCAAGCTATTCTCGAAAAGCGCACACTTTCACCTCAAAAGAATGAAACCGCACAACCTTGTTGCACGGTATGGAATTTGAGTTAAAGTTTAGATACCACATAAAAAATCACACAGGGGCACTGAACATAATGTTTGTGCAATTCTCTTGTCTAATCTGTGTTAATTTTTATATCATTTTGAAACTTTGAGAAAGAATGCACCTTAACCAAAAAGCGTGTAGGCGTAGGCCGCCCTTAGATATCGCTGAGTACTCTCAGTTGTGGATATTGAAAAACTTTTTACCTTTTTTCATCTCGCCACAAAGCAATACCGCCTAATAAACCAGTGATATTGGGGATGAGTTTGACATTTAACGGTAGCTGGAAATTGACTTTCACAGCTTCACCACCGCCAATGTAAAGGTAGTCATAATTAAACAGATGTTGCAAAGATGCGATCGCTTTTTCTAAACGCCTATTCCATCTTTTCTCACCAATTTTTTCTAACTCTGCACGCCCCAACTGCTGCTCAAAAGTCTCTCCTTTGCGAAACGGGTGATGCCCCATTTCCATATTCGGTACCAGCTTACCATCCACAAATAAAGCCGAACCAAAGCCTGTACCCAGAGTAATAACTAATTCAACACCTTTACCTGCGATCGCACCAAATCCCTGCATATCTGCATCATTAATCACCCGTACAGGCTTGTTTAAGTGTTTTAATAATGCTGTTTCCAAATCAAATCCGATCCAATCTGGATGTAAGTTTACCGCTGTTTCCGTAACTCCACACCGCACCACACCGGGAAAACCGACCGAAACGCGATGAAATTCACCTTGAGCGGCAGCTAAAACTACAATTGCATTAATTACAACCTCCGGTGTCGCAGGTTGCGGTGTATCTAAACGCGCCCTTTCCGTTACAGGATGCCCCGTAATATCCAAAACCATCGCCTTAACGCCACTACCGCCAATATCAACCGATAGGGTACGAATTGATCCATTTTCTTCAACCATTGAGTTACANTCCTTGTTAATGCTTGTTATTTCGTTATTATGCTCTGCTGCATTTGATAATATCTTGGATATTTGGAGAGTCTTTATATTGGTGGGGAAATGGGGAAGCAGCACTTCTCTACGAGAGGCTGCACTTCGACTACGCTCAGTAACCAAGAAGAAGTTGCAGTAAATTTTTCCCCTCTGCCCCCCTGCCCCTCTGCTCCCCTGCTCCCCTGCTCCCCTGCTCCCCTGCCCCTCTGCTCTCCTGCCCCCTGCCTCTTTACCCTATACCCAAAGTTAAAAATCCCATACATTCAATGCCGGACAGCATCTAGATTTGTTAATCTAAGAATAATAGAGATAGTACTGGCGTAGCTGCTTAAAATCTATCGGGCAGCAAATTTCTATTAAAAGTAATATAAGAGAAAGAATTATGACGGCGTTTGAACCTCAAAGCATCCGCTCGTATAGCCAAGAAGATGTCCAACAAATTCTGCACTTAGCGATCGCTCGTCAAGCAGATGATAAAGACACAGAATTTTCTTATGAGCATATATTAGAAATTGCTGCTGAGTTAGAAATTTCACCTGAGTCTTTAAAATTAGCAGAACGTGATTGGGTTGCACAACAGGGGCAACTCCAACAACGAAAAGCTTTTGACGCTTATCGCATCAGAAGATTTCAGAAACGCCTAAGCAAATATGCAATTTCCACTGGCTTTTTTATACTGCTTGATTTAATCACAGGTGGCGGAATTTCTTGGTCGCTGTACATTTTGCTATTCTGCGGATTGCCTGTAGCGCTTGATGTCTGGAATACCTTTCAAATCAAAGGTGAAGAGTATGAAATGGCATTCCAAAAGTGGAGTCGTAACCATCAGATTAAGAAAACCATCAGCACAGTTTTGAATAAGTGGTTTAAGGTATTACAGGCTTAATCAAAACTTTCCCTAACCCTAACCCATCTCTACTTAATTCCCCCCAGAAACGCCTACTGTGTAAACCGTAGCCAGAAACGGGGGGAATGTTTACGCTCGAACTAACTAGATACTGAATTAGCCGCCTCGGAAACCTTCTCGGCTGGTGGAAAGCCACCCATACGAATCTCAGAAGTGAAGGAAGTGATACTAAATCCACCAAAACTCTTAAGGACGTTTACCCGCATTCGTAAATTGGGGCTAGCAAACCACAGGCGTTCCTCTGAGAAGATGGTTTCATCCTCTGTAGTTAGGATTAAAGCACCATCACTGTCAAATTTATAGCGTCCGGGAACTGGAGTTTTATTGGCATCAACTATTTCTCTCAGTAAACTGCCTTGAGCCGGATTATCCGCATCAGGTACCGAAACTAACACAGTTGAACCAGTGTGTTTTGCTTGATCCTTCTCCATTGTGCCGTTCCAGGTAATTTTGGTAGCACAGGAAGCAAAACTAGGATTAATGTTGTAACTTTGACACAGCTTGACTGCTTCTGGATGATCTAATGCCAGCGCCTCAATGATAATATCTGACTTGCTATGTTCCGATTGGTTAAAAGCCAAATGTTGACTAGTACGATGAGAAAACCATTTACCAGTACTTAACTGAAAAAACTCTTCAATATTCATGAATGAAATTACCCTGCATCAAAATGCTAAAATTCCCACTTAATTATTATTAAAAGGTAACAGGAGGCTTTAATATTAAGCTTGATTGCCTATTTCCTCAAGCTTCTTGAGGCCAATTCTAGCTGCCTCAGCAACGTTGAAATGATTGTCTTTTTCCAGGTATTTTAAAGCTGAGACACTCTTGGGAGTGGGAAGATTTCCCAAGGCTTCTGCCAAACGCTGCCTGACTAACCAATCATCTGATTGGGCGAAACGCAGGATTTTATCTACAGATTCGATGTCTTTAATTTCTCCCAGTGCAGAGATTGCAGCTTGTTGTAACACGACTTCTTTGCTATCCAATGCCTGAAGAAGAATTTGACGGGCACGAGGATCTTTAATATTACCTAGAGAAACAGCTGCACTAAATCGCACTAGCCAATCAGTATCTTCATAAAATGCCCGTGAAAGCACCTCAAAGGCTCTGGCATCACCCAAATATCCTAAAGCACCAGCGGCATCAGCGCGTATACCATAATCGGGGTCATTTTCGAGAATTTTTACCAAAATAGAATAACATTCTGGCGTTGGCTTGATTCCCAAAGCAAATATTGCCATTGATCGCAGTTGCAAAGATTCGTCATCTAGTACCTTTTTAATCAAAGGGACTGCATCTTCAGGGGAAACATGACGCAGATTAGCAAGGGCTACCATGCGATCGCGTAAATTCGGACTTTCTAACTGAGTAGAAATTTCTTGTAAGCTTAGAGCTGCCATTTAGTTCAAAGCGTTTTCTTTACTTATCTTAATTTACTCGATCTGTTCATCAGGCTGTCGCCATCGTG
This portion of the Nostoc sp. GT001 genome encodes:
- a CDS encoding peptidoglycan-binding domain-containing protein; this encodes MNEIGLMMTGVLTIRQASGVNLPQQQLLQMENDVNQSKQSQLEIAAKVTPPEFMQTDEISQASLSALKPEKEHILQKISKKNLGLISSNLGKPKKSFQSGGKVRTKATGRFQKFSSQPLPTLYFGSSGIAVRALQQLLVTNGYAVRVDGIFGALTETAVKAFQNQQNLGVDGVVGQRTWSALTI
- a CDS encoding ROK family protein, with the protein product MVEENGSIRTLSVDIGGSGVKAMVLDITGHPVTERARLDTPQPATPEVVINAIVVLAAAQGEFHRVSVGFPGVVRCGVTETAVNLHPDWIGFDLETALLKHLNKPVRVINDADMQGFGAIAGKGVELVITLGTGFGSALFVDGKLVPNMEMGHHPFRKGETFEQQLGRAELEKIGEKRWNRRLEKAIASLQHLFNYDYLYIGGGEAVKVNFQLPLNVKLIPNITGLLGGIALWRDEKR
- a CDS encoding 2TM domain-containing protein; the encoded protein is MTAFEPQSIRSYSQEDVQQILHLAIARQADDKDTEFSYEHILEIAAELEISPESLKLAERDWVAQQGQLQQRKAFDAYRIRRFQKRLSKYAISTGFFILLDLITGGGISWSLYILLFCGLPVALDVWNTFQIKGEEYEMAFQKWSRNHQIKKTISTVLNKWFKVLQA
- a CDS encoding phycobiliprotein lyase is translated as MNIEEFFQLSTGKWFSHRTSQHLAFNQSEHSKSDIIIEALALDHPEAVKLCQSYNINPSFASCATKITWNGTMEKDQAKHTGSTVLVSVPDADNPAQGSLLREIVDANKTPVPGRYKFDSDGALILTTEDETIFSEERLWFASPNLRMRVNVLKSFGGFSITSFTSEIRMGGFPPAEKVSEAANSVSS
- a CDS encoding HEAT repeat domain-containing protein, giving the protein MAALSLQEISTQLESPNLRDRMVALANLRHVSPEDAVPLIKKVLDDESLQLRSMAIFALGIKPTPECYSILVKILENDPDYGIRADAAGALGYLGDARAFEVLSRAFYEDTDWLVRFSAAVSLGNIKDPRARQILLQALDSKEVVLQQAAISALGEIKDIESVDKILRFAQSDDWLVRQRLAEALGNLPTPKSVSALKYLEKDNHFNVAEAARIGLKKLEEIGNQA